The proteins below come from a single Eucalyptus grandis isolate ANBG69807.140 chromosome 3, ASM1654582v1, whole genome shotgun sequence genomic window:
- the LOC104437559 gene encoding probable CCR4-associated factor 1 homolog 7, whose amino-acid sequence MSVLSKSDSVEIREVWEYNLEDEFSFIREIVDDYPYIAMDTEFPGMVLRPVGNFKSSSEYNYQTLKANVDLLKLIQLGLTFADEKGNLPTCGTDKYYVWQFNFREFNLNEDVYAHDSIDLLSQSGINFKKNNEVGVDARRFSELLMSSGIVLNDTVHWVTFHSGYDFGYLLKVLTCQSLPSTQSGFFDLIKMYFPVLYDIKHLMKFCNSLHGGLNKVAELLEVERVGICHQAGSDSLLTCSTFMKLKENFFNGSPEKYAGVLYGLGVENGQNGY is encoded by the coding sequence atgtcCGTTCTGTCGAAAAGCGATTCTGTTGAGATTAGGGAGGTTTGGGAATACAATCTGGAAGACGAGTTTTCGTTCATTCGCGAGATCGTGGATGATTATCCCTACATTGCCATGGACACCGAGTTCCCTGGGATGGTCCTTCGCCCGGTGGGGAATTTCAAGAGCAGCTCCGAGTATAATTACCAGACCCTTAAGGCCAATGTCGATCTTTTGAAGCTAATCCAGTTGGGCCTGACCTTCGCGGATGAGAAGGGAAATCTCCCGACCTGCGGAACCGATAAATACTACGTGTGGCAATTCAATTTCCGCGAGTTCAATTTGAATGAGGATGTTTATGCTCATGACTCGATCGACTTGTTATCTCAAAGTGGGATCAACTTCAAGAAGAACAACGAGGTGGGCGTCGATGCTCGTCGCTTCAGCGAGCTATTGATGTCGTCCGGGATAGTGTTGAACGATACTGTTCACTGGGTCACATTCCACAGCGGGTATGACTTCGGGTACTTGCTTAAGGTGCTGACCTGCCAGAGTCTGCCGAGTACACAGTCCGGGTTCTTTGATCTGATTAAGATGTACTTCCCCGTGCTTTACGATATCAAGCATTTGATGAAGTTTTGCAATAGCCTTCATGGGGGTTTGAATAAGGTTGCCGAGTTGTTGGAAGTGGAACGGGTTGGCATATGTCATCAAGCGGGTTCTGATAGTTTGCTCACTTGCTCCACTTTCATGAAACTGAAGGAGAACTTCTTTAATGGCTCGCCTGAGAAGTATGCTGGGGTTTTGTATGGTCTGGGTGTTGAGAATGGACAAAATGGTTACTaa